Proteins from one Ranitomeya variabilis isolate aRanVar5 chromosome 1, aRanVar5.hap1, whole genome shotgun sequence genomic window:
- the LOC143777900 gene encoding uncharacterized protein LOC143777900 yields MKVLPAAPDVIAAAVSLQKADWMLTASTKKSASGSCCGTWLTAAVLISWLPVGCEQICFIVVDNWEDLEPRQQTRAGERVMKRWWSLRDRFKREFNNISTQGPVVPPVDDVE; encoded by the exons ATGAAGGTCCTCCCAGCAGCTCCTGACGTGATCGCCGCAGCAGTCAGCCTCCa GAAGGCGGACTGGATGTTGACCGCCTCAACGAAGAAGTCCGCGAGCGGGAgctgctgtggaacatggctgaccgccgcCGTGCTGATCAGTTGGTTACCCGTCGGCTGTGAGCAAATATGCTTCATCGTtgtggacaactgggaggaccttgaACCTAGGCAGCAGACTCGAGCAG gtgaaagggtaaTGAAACGGTggtggtcactcagggatcgcttcaagagggagttcaacaaTATAAGTACGcagggccctgtcgttcctccggtcgacgatgTTGAGTAG